A region of the Pricia mediterranea genome:
ATCGCTGCCACTGGTAGGTATCGGCACCGGTGGAGGTCACCGAAATGCTTTCCGTGCAACCGGGACAGATTGTGGTGTCGGCAGGCTGGACTGATATGGCGGGAACCGGGTCGCTTTGGAGAAAATCGTAGGTGCCGTTGGCGTTTCCGTCGGCAGGGGCCTGATAGGAAGCCTCGATGACCGTACCATCGGAGTTGACCGACGGACTGCCCGAACCGTACATACCGTTGTTATCGATATCGGCATTCGGATCCGTGTAGGCCTCGTCGGCATCGTTACAGCCGTCGTTATCACTGTCAAAATCCAAACGATTGTCGATACCATCGCTATCGGAGTCACAGATCGGGGTGCCGGCCGCCCACGCTATGGCCTTGACCAGAATATCTTCAGCCGTGGCATTGAAAGGGGCATTGTCGTTCGAAAAGGGAACGATCGCACGCCGGCCAGGAGCGGTTCCGGTTTCCATGGTCTGTCCGGTTTCCCAAACCGCAATACCGATATTGCCGCTAACATGATCCGCCAACACTGTACCGGATGTCAAATTGCCCGCAGGGTGTTGGGCCTGGCCGATACTCAGGTTTCCAAGGGCTAATCCAGCGGTTATAGGATGGGTATTGTTCGTTATGGTGATGGACGTGCCGTTGATGTTTACACCGGAGACACCGCCTAAAATTTCGTCGTGCAAGGCGGATTCGCTCGTGATTATTCCATTCGTAGTGGTCGTCATGTTCGTCAAGTTGGCCGCGGCCGTAGTACTGTTCACATCTTCAAAGATAAAGGTGACGTCATAAGTATCGGCGTCACCCCCAACCCCGTCATCGACTACCGTTACGACATAGCCCAAGGCAATCAGTTTATTTATCGTGTTTTGTTCTGGGGGCGAAGCGGTCCCGTCAGTGATCCAAAGCACCGAAGCCGGACATTCGAGAGAATCCAAAATCCCATCGTTGTCATCATCGAGATCAAAACTGTCCAGCACCCCATCGCCGTCAAAATCGTAGTCCACCCGCAAAGTCGCCGGCGATGAAACGGCCTGACCGCACGAATTGTTTCCGTCGCTGACCACCACGCGATATTGGTTTCCATCATCGACAAAACTGGCATTGAAGGCATAGCTGGTATTGGTCGCTCCTGGAATATCGTTGAACGACGCGCCACCGTCCGTGCTCTCTTGCCATTGATAGTCCAAGTTCGATCCGGTAGCGGCCACCGAGAAAGTAACGTTATCACCATCGCCAACAGTTTGGTGAACAGGCGATGTGGTTATCGTTGCCGGTTCTACCATAGTTATACTGGTTACGTCGGTAATCGAAAGTGTGGGGTCGCCCGGCATGCCCCCGTATTCTATCACGTAGCCTTGGGGCTGATAATTTCCCGAGGATGCACCTGTATTGCTCAAATCGTTCCAAGAACCGTTGGAATTCACGTTGGGATGGGTGATATGGGCATAATCTTCATTCCCGGATTGATTGGGTTCCCCGCTGTTCCAAAAGGCGTAATTCGGCGTGCTGCCCCCGGCCGTACCGTTCCAGAAATTGAGTCCCGTTTCGGGACCGGTGACCCATCGCCAAACTCCTTCGGTCGCCGCATCGCTACCCCCGATCCATCCGGTGCCGGAGGCTTGGGTGCCGGAAAAATCGGCTTCTTCTTGCGAGGTCAGCGTAGCCAGATATCCCTGGAGACCGAAATAAGTGCTAGCGGCGGCCGCGTCTCGGGCATCTGTCCATGTAATTCCCAAATCATCCACATAAAGATAATAGTGTCCCGTCGCGGGCAGATAATTGGCCTCGCCGACGGTAATCGAAAATTGTCTCCATCCTGTAGGGGCGGCGGCACTGCTGGAATATTCTATCGCTCGGATGGCCGCCTCGAATTCGGAATAGGTGGCCGGTCCGGTTAATGTGAGCTCCCCTTGAACGGGATCCCAAGAAGCGGTTACATTAGGATGCGATCCCGTCATGGTCAACAGATCTTCGCCGTTGATATATCCTGAAGAAATCTGAATATAGACCGCGGTCGTTGTCGTATCATCGGGATCGGTAATGGCAATGCTTTCCGCAATGGGGATGGAGGAACCCGGACAATAGTCTTGATTACCCTCGGCATCGACCACCGGTGGCATGTCGGCAATTCTTAAAACAGCGGATGTCGAGGTTCGGATACTACATACATTGTTCGCGTTCCGAATCGTGGCACGATACCGATTTTCATCTTGGGCACCGGATACATTGTTTATCGTCAACGTGCTTAAAACTTCTCCGGACAATGGCGTGAAGCTGCTGCCCCCATCGGTGCTGATATACCATTGATAGATATGGCTGCTTCCCGTCGCGGATATCGAAAAACTGACAGTATCACCCATGTTGACGGTCTGGTCCTGAGGCTGGGCAGTAATGGTTACGCTACCGCCAGCCTCCAAAAAATCAGGGATGCCATCGGTATCGGTATCAACAGGTACGGTGTAGGAGGCTGCGGCCACCCTGCCCTCGCTATCCACTCCGGGTGTTCCGCTTCCGTAATTTCCGTTATTGTCAGAATCGGCGTTTGTGTCGCTATAGGCCTCATCGGCATCGCTACAGCCGTCGTTATCGCTATCCGCATCCAAACGATTGATAACACCGTCATTATCGGTGTCACAGGTGCCATAGTACAATTCCTGCATCTGGGCGGCGGTAAGAGCTATTGGGTAATGTATGATTTCGTCCATCAGGCCCCCGTAATGATTTCCGCCACCCGAGCCAAACGCATCGCCACCGTCCGTTCTTCCAAAAGACTGTGCACTGCCGTGGCCGGCCAATGATCCAAACCCCGTGTTCAAAACGTTGCTGGCCACGCCGTCGAGATACATGACCACGTTGCCGTTGGCATATGTCAAACCGATATGGTGCCATCGATTATCATTGGGAAATGTGAAGCTCGAAGTACTGATCTGACTGCCAGAACCACCTTCGCGGACAGCATTTTCAAGGATGTTGCCATTTAAGCGGATGGCGACGCCGTTGCCCGAGCCTCCTTCCTCCAAAAGTGGCTGGATGCCGGATAGGTTGGTCGGTTTTATCCAGAAAGAATAACTGAAATTGGCAATCTGTTGGTTCAAAAAAGTCCCGTCACTGTACCGCAGATAATCCGAACTTCCGTTAAAAGATGCCGAACGCAGGCCCTTACGGCTATCTGTGGAATACGTTATGCTGCCGTTCTGCAGGTTATGGCTGTTTCCTGAGCTATCGTCAGTGGAATTTTCCAGGTTCCAGTACGCATCGTAACCGGATACATCGGGACCGCAATTTTCTTCATGGGCGTCGAGCACCCCGTCATTGTCATCGTCCAGATCGGCAACATCTGGGATGCCGTCCGTATCGTTGTCGGGAGCCAAATCCGCGGTAATAGACAATATCGGGGCTCGCGAGGCATCGCCGTTATAGGATTCCGCCGTTCTTTCGCCGGTTCCGTACATTCCGAATACCATGGCATTACCACTGCTCCAACCTCCCCTGTTGACTATTTCCTGTACAATGCCTGTGAGATCGGGAGTTTGTTGGTCGGTGCCCGCCTGACCCACGGCATTCCATGCGGGAATACCGTTCCAGGCTACCGCAGCGGCCGTTTGCGGCCGACCGCTCAAATCACCATTAGTAGTGGTAAAGGTTGCCGCGTTGTCGGCATCTTGGCCAATAATTGTTACCGAAGTTGCGCCATTATCGGTCTCATCGACGGTAAACTGAATGTGGGCATTTAAAATGGTCGTACCTTGGGGAATGTTGATATTCTGAAAACGGAAAGCCACAATTTGATCGCTACCGTTATCGCTCCCCAGTTCCAAATCTGTACTGTTCAAGCTTACGTTAGCATTGGATATCCGCTCTTCGGCATCGTCACTGTTCCTTGATACTTGTGATGTAATCGTGACCTGTGCCGCAAGTACCTGGGTAACGATTAGTAAGAGAGCGAATAGGTAGGCTTTATGTATGTAGCTGTTTCCCATTCAGAAGGAGTGGATTAGAATAAATTTTATCATGGTATCGCTTTGAGAATTTGTCGGGCGCGAACTTATACAGCCACCATTACGAATCCATAGTACAAATCTACCGCTTGGTCGGCAGGCACAAAATTAATGTTGTGAAAGCCCAATAAAACGTGGTCAAAACACTGAAACGTAGGACACTCAAGCGTTATCGATGTCCATAAAGGGAGACATCAAGATAAAATTATCCGGTGTCGGAACCGAAGGCCACCCTTCTTTTATCCATCTGGGTTAGGCTGAGGGAAAACCCTATATTTACCGTATTTTTGCACAAATTTTCAGCATGAATCCATTTGAAAAGCAGATACAGAAACGCCGTACTTTTGGAATTATTTCGCACCCGGATGCCGGAAAGACGACCCTGACCGAAAAACTGCTTTTGTTTGGCGGCGCCATTCAAGAGGCCGGTGCCGTGAAGAGCAATAAAATCAAAAAATCGGCCACGAGCGACTTTATGGAAATAGAACGTCAACGCGGTATCTCGGTCGCCACTTCGGTCTTGGCCTTTTATTACAAGGATAAAAAAATAAATATTCTTGACACCCCAGGGCACAAAGATTTTGCCGAGGATACCTTTCGTACCCTTACCGCCGTTGACAGTGTGATTGTCGTTATCGACGTGGCAAAAGGCGTCGAGGCACAGACCGAAAAACTGGTCGAGGTATGCCGAATGCGAAACATTCCGATGATTGTGTTTATCAATAAACTGGATCGGGAGGGAAAGGATGCCTTTGACCTTTTGGACGAATTGGAACAGAAACTCGGACTTTCGGTAACGCCATTGAGCTTTCCTATTGGGATGGGCTATGATTTTAAGGGCATCTACAATATCTATGAGCGGAACATTAACCTCTTTAGCGGCAGTAGTAAGAAAAACATTGAAGAAACCATCGCTATTGACGATATCAACAACCCGGAACTGGATACCATCATCGGAAGCAAAGCGGCCGGAACTCTTCGAGACGACTTAGAGCTCGCCATAGGCGTTTATCCGGATTTTGATAAAGACCTGTACCTTCAAGGAAAACAACAGCCGGTATTCTTCGGCTCGGCCCTGAACAATTTTGGGGTGCGCGAGCTATTGGACTGTTTTATAGAGATTGCTCCGTCGCCGCGGGCAAAAAATGCGGAAGAAAGACAAGTCGAGGCCAATGAAGAGGAAATGACCGGCTTCGTCTTTAAGATTCATGCCAACATGGACCCTAGGCATCGTGACCGTTTGGCCTTTGTAAAAGTGGTATCGGGTACATTTGAACGCAACAAGCCGTATTTGCACGTTAGACAGGACAAAAAATTGAAATTTTCGAGTCCCAATGCCTTTTTTGCCGAGAAAAAGGAAATTGTAGATACGTCGTATCCGGGTGATATTGTTGGACTGCACGATACCGGCAACTTTAAGATTGGCGATACGCTGACCGAAGGCGAAACATTACACTATAAAGGCATCCCCAGTTTTTCCCCCGAGCATTTCCGGTACATTAACAATGCCGATCCCATGAAATCCAAACAACTTTACAAGGGCATCGACCAGTTGATGGACGAAGGGGTCGCGCAACTGTTCACCCTGGAAATAAACGGAAGGAAAGTGATCGGCACCGTCGGTGCATTGCAGTTCGAGGTGATACAATACCGTCTAGAACATGAATACGGGGCAAAATGTACCTATGAAAATTTCCCGGTACACAAGGCTTGCTGGGTGGACCCTGAAGACCCCAAGAATGAGGAATTTATGGAATTTAAACGGGTAAAACAGAAATTTTTAGCCAAAGATAAGCGCGGGCAATTGGTCTTTTTGGCCGATTCGCAATTTTCACTTCAGATGGTACAGCAAAAATATCCAAGTGTTAAACTACATTTTGTTTCGGAATTCGATTGAAGGAATCTGAATCAGTCGCCTACTAGTACCCGTCCGACGTACGAAGCTTAAAATCAGGATTGATCTAAGTACGAAACTTTAATGGCCAATGCCACTGTCCACTCCCGACCTCCCTATTAAAAAACAGGAAGCCCCTTGACTAATTTCAAGGGGCTTTCAGTTTAAAGAGATAATTTAAAGTAGGTTTTAGGCTTCACCCGTGGGGCCAAAATTAATCGGAATAGAGGGCTGCTCGTAATCCTTGATCGGACCATGTGCCTTTTCGAAGCGATTGACGTTATCGTTCAACGCTTTCAAAAATTTCTTGGCGTGTTGTGGTGTCAGCACGATTCGGCTTTTTACCTTGGCTTTGGGCGCTCCGGGCATCATACTAATGAAGTCGACCACAAATTCGGATACGGAATGGTTGATAATCGCCAGATTGGAATAGATTCCCTCCGCCGTCTTTTCATCCAGTTCGATGTTGATCTGTTTTTGTTTTTCTTCCTTTTCTGCCATACTAAAGTGTTGAATCAAGGTAAAATTGCGAGCAAAGCGGAGCAATCTGATTCAACTTTCCAAAAAGATACCAGATAGGATGCATCCCTTTAAAAAACTTGAACAGATTGCTTCGCCACTCCTGCCATTGGCAGGCAGTCTCGCAATTAGAACTTCATAGCTTCCTTTCGGGCCATGATTTCATCGTATTCTTCTTTCGAGCCAACGATGATGTTCTCATAGTCGCGCATACCGGTACCGGCAGGTATCTTGTGTCCGACGATAACGTTCTCCTTCAAACCTTCCAACGTATCTACCTTACCGCTTACCGCAGCTTCGTTCAATACTTTGGTAGTCTCTTGGAACGACGCAGCTGAAATAAACGACTTCGTCTGCAACGATGCTCGGGTAATACCCTGCAAGATCGGGGTTGCCGTTGCTGCAATGGCGTCATTGGCGGTCACAGGGTTCTTATCGGCACGTTTTAAAATGGAGTTCTCGTCTCTGAGTTCCCTGGCGGTGATTATCTGTCCTTCTTTTAGGTTCTCCGACTCTCCTTTATCGACAACGACCTTTTTACCGTATATCTCATCGTTTTCCGTGATGAAATCATCTTTGTGTACCAACTGGTTCTCCAAGAAGATAGTATCGCCCGGATCTTGGATACGAACCTTACGCATCATCTGACGCACGACCACTTCAAAATGCTTGTCGTTGATTTTCACGCCCTGTAAACGATATACCTCCTGAACTTCGTTCACCAAGTACTGCTGAACGGCAGATGGACCTTTAATCGCCAAGATATCTTCGGGGGTTATGGAACCATCCGAAAGTGGCATTCCCGCTCGTACATAATCGTTTTCCTGTACAAGAATCTGATTGGATAGCTTGACCAAGTATTTCTTGACCTCGCCCAGTTTGGATTCGATGATGATCTCGCGGTTACCTCTTTTGATCTTACCGAAAGAAACTACCCCGTCAATTTCCGATACAACGGCGGGGTTCGATGGGTTACGGGCCTCGAACAGCTCGGTAACCCTTGGAAGACCTCCTGTGATATCTCCTGCCTTCGCCGACTTACGTGGAATTTTGACAAGAATTTTGCCTTCTTTAATCTTATCACCGTCATCGACCATGATATGTGAACCTACGGGCAGGTTATAAGACCGTAAAGTTTCGTCCTTACTATTTTTGATCAATAGTGTAGGAATCAGCTTTTTGTTACGGGTTTCGGAAATCACTTTTTCCTGGAAACCGGTCTGCTCATCGATTTCTACCTGATAGGTAACTCCCTGCTCAATATTCTCATAAGCGATCTTACCAGGAAATTCCGATACAATGACACCATTATAAGGATCCCATTGACAAATGAGATCACCATCTTTAACCTTGGCTCCGCTCTTCACAAAAATTTGCGATCCATAGGGAATATTGTTGGTGCTTAAGGTAATTCCGGTTTTCTTATCTACAATCTTGATTTCCGAAGTTCTTGAGATAACGATTTCCACTTTGCTCCCATCCGCGTCTTCTCCTTCGACAGTTCGCAAATCCTCTATTTCGGCGATGCCATCGAATTTAGCCACCAATTTGTTGTCTTCGGAAATATTTCCTGCAATACCACCAACGTGGAAGGTACGCAAGGTCAACTGTGTTCCAGGCTCGCCGATGGATTGAGCAGCGACAACCCCTACGGCCTCGCCACGTTGTACCATCTTATTGGTCGAAAGATTTCTTCCATAACACTTGGCACAGATTCCCTTGGGCGCCTCGCAAGTCAATGCGGATCGCACCTCTACCTTTTCGACGGGAGAATCCTCTATGCGTTTCATATCGGACTCCATAATCTCCTGACCGGCGCTCAACAAAAGCTCTTGGGTCAAAGGATCGTACACGTCGTGCAACGATACCCTGCCTAATATTCGATCGGCCAAAGATTCAACGGTCTCCTCGTTCTTTTTCAAGGCCTGCACTTCCACGCCTCTCAAGGTCTCACAATCTTCCATATTGACGATGACGTCTTGCGAAACATCGACCAATCGACGAGTAAGATATCCTGCATCGGCCGTTTTCAAAGCGGTATCCGCAAGACCCTTACGGGCACCGTGGGTAGAAATAAAGTATTCCAAAATCGATAGGCCTTCCTTAAAGTTGGAAAGAATGGGGTTTTCAATAATCTCTCCCCCGCCCGCGGTCGATTTTTTGGGTTTTGCCATCAGTCCCCGCATACCGGTCAACTGACGTATCTGCTCTTTCGAACCTCTCGCTCCGGAATCCAACATCATATACACCGAGTTAAACCCTTGCTGGTCTTCGCGAATACGTTTCATAGCCATTTCGGTCAATTGCGCGTTCGTTGAAGTCCATACATCGATAACCTGGTTATAGCGTTCGTTGTTGGTAATCAGTCCCATATTGTAGTTGGCCATAATACCATCGACCTGCCCGTTGGCATCGGCGATCATCTCGGTCTTCTCTTTGGGGATGATAATATCACCTAGGCTGAACGACAAACCACCTCTAAAGGCGAAATCATAGCCCATGGTCTTAATCTGGTCCAAGAAATCTGCCGTGGTCGGTACGTCGGTCACACTCAGAATTCTACCGATAATGTCACGCAACGATTTCTTATTTAGCACCTCATTGATGTAACCGGCCTGCTCGGGCACTTCCATATTGAAGAGCACGCGTCCGACCGTAGTAGGGATAATCTGGTCGACCAATTCGCCTTCCTCGTTGAAATCCGGGGCGCGCACCTTGATTCCCGCGTTCAGATTGACCATCCCCTCATTAAGGGCGATTTCAACTTCTTCATAGGAATAAAATGTCGTTCCCTCGCCTTTGACGGGCACTTCAGGTGTTGATTTTCGCTCCTTGGTCATATAGTAGAGCCCCAAAACCATGTCTTGAGAGGGTACTGTAATCGGGGAACCGTTGGCAGGGTTCAATATATTGTGAGACGCCAACATCAACAGCTGCGCCTCTAGGATTGCTTCGGGACCCAACGGCAAGTGTACTGCCATCTGGTCGCCATCGAAATCCGCGTTGAACGCGGTACAGACCAAGGGATGCAACCGAATGGCCTTACCCTCGATAAGCTTGGGTTGGAAAGCCTGGATACCGAGACGGTGCAAGGTCGGGGCACGGTTCAAGAGCACCGGATGCCCTTTCAATACGTTTTCAAGGATGTCCCACACCACCGGCTCCTTTTTATCAATAATTTTCTTAGCGGATTTCACCGTTTTGACAATGCCGCGTTCGATCAGCTTCCGAATGACAAACGGCTTATAAAGCTCCGCCGCCATATCTTTGGGAAGTCCACATTCGAACAGCTTCATTTCAGGGCCTACGACGATTACCGAACGCGCTGAATAATCGACACGTTTACCTAGAAGGTTCTGACGGAAACGCCCTTGCTTACCTTTCAAAGAATCGGAAAGGGATTTCAGGGGACGATTGGATTCCGTTTTAACTGCGGATGCCTTTCTAGTATTGTCGAAAAGGGAGTCCACGGCCTCTTGAAGCATCCTTTTTTCGTTTCGAAGGATGACCTCAGGTGCCTTGATCTCGACCAATCTTTTCAGTCGGTTGTTCCGAATGATAACCCTACGGTAGAGGTCGTTTAGGTCGGAAGTCGCAAACCGACCCCCATCCAAAGGTACTAAAGGACGCAGCTCTGGCGGGATGACAGGAATCACCTTCATGATCATCCACTCCGGATTGTTCTCCCGGTTGTCCTGAGATTCGCGGAGCGCTTCGACCACTTGTAAACGCTTTAGAGCCTCAGTCTTACGCTGCTTTGAGGTCTCGGTATTGGCCTTGTGCCGCAATTCGTAGGATAGCTCTTTTAAGTCAATACGCCCTAAAAGATCGATAAGGCACTCAGCACCCATTTTTGCGATAAACTTATTGGGGTCGGACTCCTCCAAATATTGATTTTCTGGCGGAATGGACTCCATAATGGTCAAGTATTCCTCTTCGGTCAAGAAATCGAGTTTATTGAGATCTTCGCCTTCCGGACCTTTGGCAATACCAGCCTGGATCACTACGTACCGTTCGTAGTAGATAATCATATCCAATTTCTTGGACGGGAGCCCCAATAAATACCCGATTTTGTTCGGCAAGGAACGGAAGTACCAGATATGGGCCACCGGTACTACAAGATTGATGTGCCCGACCCGGTCGCGGCGTACCTTCTTCTCGGTCACCTCTAC
Encoded here:
- a CDS encoding LamG-like jellyroll fold domain-containing protein; translation: MGNSYIHKAYLFALLLIVTQVLAAQVTITSQVSRNSDDAEERISNANVSLNSTDLELGSDNGSDQIVAFRFQNINIPQGTTILNAHIQFTVDETDNGATSVTIIGQDADNAATFTTTNGDLSGRPQTAAAVAWNGIPAWNAVGQAGTDQQTPDLTGIVQEIVNRGGWSSGNAMVFGMYGTGERTAESYNGDASRAPILSITADLAPDNDTDGIPDVADLDDDNDGVLDAHEENCGPDVSGYDAYWNLENSTDDSSGNSHNLQNGSITYSTDSRKGLRSASFNGSSDYLRYSDGTFLNQQIANFSYSFWIKPTNLSGIQPLLEEGGSGNGVAIRLNGNILENAVREGGSGSQISTSSFTFPNDNRWHHIGLTYANGNVVMYLDGVASNVLNTGFGSLAGHGSAQSFGRTDGGDAFGSGGGNHYGGLMDEIIHYPIALTAAQMQELYYGTCDTDNDGVINRLDADSDNDGCSDADEAYSDTNADSDNNGNYGSGTPGVDSEGRVAAASYTVPVDTDTDGIPDFLEAGGSVTITAQPQDQTVNMGDTVSFSISATGSSHIYQWYISTDGGSSFTPLSGEVLSTLTINNVSGAQDENRYRATIRNANNVCSIRTSTSAVLRIADMPPVVDAEGNQDYCPGSSIPIAESIAITDPDDTTTTAVYIQISSGYINGEDLLTMTGSHPNVTASWDPVQGELTLTGPATYSEFEAAIRAIEYSSSAAAPTGWRQFSITVGEANYLPATGHYYLYVDDLGITWTDARDAAAASTYFGLQGYLATLTSQEEADFSGTQASGTGWIGGSDAATEGVWRWVTGPETGLNFWNGTAGGSTPNYAFWNSGEPNQSGNEDYAHITHPNVNSNGSWNDLSNTGASSGNYQPQGYVIEYGGMPGDPTLSITDVTSITMVEPATITTSPVHQTVGDGDNVTFSVAATGSNLDYQWQESTDGGASFNDIPGATNTSYAFNASFVDDGNQYRVVVSDGNNSCGQAVSSPATLRVDYDFDGDGVLDSFDLDDDNDGILDSLECPASVLWITDGTASPPEQNTINKLIALGYVVTVVDDGVGGDADTYDVTFIFEDVNSTTAAANLTNMTTTTNGIITSESALHDEILGGVSGVNINGTSITITNNTHPITAGLALGNLSIGQAQHPAGNLTSGTVLADHVSGNIGIAVWETGQTMETGTAPGRRAIVPFSNDNAPFNATAEDILVKAIAWAAGTPICDSDSDGIDNRLDFDSDNDGCNDADEAYTDPNADIDNNGMYGSGSPSVNSDGTVIEASYQAPADGNANGTYDFLQSDPVPAISVQPADTTICPGCTESISVTSTGADTYQWQRFNGSNWINLTDSGIHSGAATATLTITNPASSENGNQYRVLVSSSSYICSVETSNTATLTVRVNTVITNRRITHRVNRN
- a CDS encoding peptide chain release factor 3; its protein translation is MNPFEKQIQKRRTFGIISHPDAGKTTLTEKLLLFGGAIQEAGAVKSNKIKKSATSDFMEIERQRGISVATSVLAFYYKDKKINILDTPGHKDFAEDTFRTLTAVDSVIVVIDVAKGVEAQTEKLVEVCRMRNIPMIVFINKLDREGKDAFDLLDELEQKLGLSVTPLSFPIGMGYDFKGIYNIYERNINLFSGSSKKNIEETIAIDDINNPELDTIIGSKAAGTLRDDLELAIGVYPDFDKDLYLQGKQQPVFFGSALNNFGVRELLDCFIEIAPSPRAKNAEERQVEANEEEMTGFVFKIHANMDPRHRDRLAFVKVVSGTFERNKPYLHVRQDKKLKFSSPNAFFAEKKEIVDTSYPGDIVGLHDTGNFKIGDTLTEGETLHYKGIPSFSPEHFRYINNADPMKSKQLYKGIDQLMDEGVAQLFTLEINGRKVIGTVGALQFEVIQYRLEHEYGAKCTYENFPVHKACWVDPEDPKNEEFMEFKRVKQKFLAKDKRGQLVFLADSQFSLQMVQQKYPSVKLHFVSEFD
- a CDS encoding DUF3467 domain-containing protein; this translates as MAEKEEKQKQINIELDEKTAEGIYSNLAIINHSVSEFVVDFISMMPGAPKAKVKSRIVLTPQHAKKFLKALNDNVNRFEKAHGPIKDYEQPSIPINFGPTGEA
- the rpoC gene encoding DNA-directed RNA polymerase subunit beta'; its protein translation is MARIKDNNPVKRFDKISIGLASPEAILAESRGEVLKPETINYRTHKPERDGLFCERIFGPVKDYECACGKYKRIRYRGIVCDRCGVEVTEKKVRRDRVGHINLVVPVAHIWYFRSLPNKIGYLLGLPSKKLDMIIYYERYVVIQAGIAKGPEGEDLNKLDFLTEEEYLTIMESIPPENQYLEESDPNKFIAKMGAECLIDLLGRIDLKELSYELRHKANTETSKQRKTEALKRLQVVEALRESQDNRENNPEWMIMKVIPVIPPELRPLVPLDGGRFATSDLNDLYRRVIIRNNRLKRLVEIKAPEVILRNEKRMLQEAVDSLFDNTRKASAVKTESNRPLKSLSDSLKGKQGRFRQNLLGKRVDYSARSVIVVGPEMKLFECGLPKDMAAELYKPFVIRKLIERGIVKTVKSAKKIIDKKEPVVWDILENVLKGHPVLLNRAPTLHRLGIQAFQPKLIEGKAIRLHPLVCTAFNADFDGDQMAVHLPLGPEAILEAQLLMLASHNILNPANGSPITVPSQDMVLGLYYMTKERKSTPEVPVKGEGTTFYSYEEVEIALNEGMVNLNAGIKVRAPDFNEEGELVDQIIPTTVGRVLFNMEVPEQAGYINEVLNKKSLRDIIGRILSVTDVPTTADFLDQIKTMGYDFAFRGGLSFSLGDIIIPKEKTEMIADANGQVDGIMANYNMGLITNNERYNQVIDVWTSTNAQLTEMAMKRIREDQQGFNSVYMMLDSGARGSKEQIRQLTGMRGLMAKPKKSTAGGGEIIENPILSNFKEGLSILEYFISTHGARKGLADTALKTADAGYLTRRLVDVSQDVIVNMEDCETLRGVEVQALKKNEETVESLADRILGRVSLHDVYDPLTQELLLSAGQEIMESDMKRIEDSPVEKVEVRSALTCEAPKGICAKCYGRNLSTNKMVQRGEAVGVVAAQSIGEPGTQLTLRTFHVGGIAGNISEDNKLVAKFDGIAEIEDLRTVEGEDADGSKVEIVISRTSEIKIVDKKTGITLSTNNIPYGSQIFVKSGAKVKDGDLICQWDPYNGVIVSEFPGKIAYENIEQGVTYQVEIDEQTGFQEKVISETRNKKLIPTLLIKNSKDETLRSYNLPVGSHIMVDDGDKIKEGKILVKIPRKSAKAGDITGGLPRVTELFEARNPSNPAVVSEIDGVVSFGKIKRGNREIIIESKLGEVKKYLVKLSNQILVQENDYVRAGMPLSDGSITPEDILAIKGPSAVQQYLVNEVQEVYRLQGVKINDKHFEVVVRQMMRKVRIQDPGDTIFLENQLVHKDDFITENDEIYGKKVVVDKGESENLKEGQIITARELRDENSILKRADKNPVTANDAIAATATPILQGITRASLQTKSFISAASFQETTKVLNEAAVSGKVDTLEGLKENVIVGHKIPAGTGMRDYENIIVGSKEEYDEIMARKEAMKF